From one Aquicella siphonis genomic stretch:
- a CDS encoding bifunctional DedA family/phosphatase PAP2 family protein, producing the protein MSDIVSPLLQWLNAHPELAGLVTFIISASESVAIIGTIVPGSITMTALGTLAGAGVIPLWETLFWATLGAIVGDGISYWIGHYFKHRLNKAWPFRNYPGLLESGEAFVHKYGVMSVFIGRFVGPVRALVPLVAGMLGMKPLQFTIANVASAIGWAPAYMLPGILLGAASLELPPDIAVHVMLVLLLITLFILLCLWMAYKLLKLFHTQTDQMQNWIWQRLKKSRTLSPITVLLKHHDPSKTHGQLNLAFYLLFTAFLFVILAVIVKSYGSSALMVNDALYHLFRGVRTKGLDTVMLDITLLGQKQVVLPVVVVIFGWLVLWKRWRAAFHALALGILVSGSVYVLKHLLKSPRPWGVFLNPETYSLPSGHTAIATTVFMGLAFLIASAIRPKFRWPIYTLGIFIAFIVGVSRMYLGAHWFTDVLASWLLGSAILMAVIISYERSLETRINPVGILLVTLISLSVTYGFYHYRHFAQLKINYAQVNWPVERIAMNEWWEKNDALPAYQVSLFGFPSQSINVVWAGDIQAIRETLLKEGWSAPPARDWISTLHRIADIKSTQYLSMVSPQYLDKRPELILARHAAGVKGLMVLRLWNSNRIINETNATLWVGIIGVIPRSYSWLFRSSRPGEIDIDPGYLFPAKTGLGSWQWTIIHMHQPTGTKRIINQKIMLIRENNTVHKK; encoded by the coding sequence ATGTCGGACATTGTGAGTCCATTACTGCAATGGCTAAATGCCCACCCTGAGTTAGCAGGCCTAGTCACATTCATCATATCAGCCAGCGAATCTGTCGCCATCATAGGAACCATCGTCCCAGGCTCCATCACCATGACTGCTTTAGGCACCCTGGCGGGCGCGGGCGTGATCCCCTTGTGGGAAACCCTGTTCTGGGCCACCCTGGGCGCCATTGTCGGCGATGGAATCAGCTACTGGATAGGCCATTATTTCAAACACAGGCTGAACAAGGCCTGGCCGTTCCGCAATTATCCGGGATTGCTGGAATCCGGCGAAGCCTTCGTGCACAAGTATGGCGTCATGAGTGTTTTTATAGGCCGGTTTGTCGGCCCTGTCAGAGCACTGGTACCGCTGGTCGCCGGCATGCTGGGCATGAAGCCTCTGCAATTCACCATTGCCAACGTTGCCTCGGCCATAGGCTGGGCGCCTGCATACATGCTGCCCGGCATCCTGCTGGGTGCCGCGTCACTGGAATTGCCCCCCGATATTGCCGTGCACGTCATGCTGGTGTTGCTGCTGATCACCTTGTTCATACTGCTATGCCTGTGGATGGCCTATAAATTACTCAAGCTTTTCCACACTCAAACAGATCAGATGCAAAACTGGATCTGGCAGCGATTAAAAAAATCCCGTACTCTCTCTCCCATTACGGTGCTGTTAAAACATCATGATCCCTCCAAGACGCACGGACAGTTGAACCTGGCCTTTTATCTTCTTTTCACCGCCTTCCTGTTTGTTATTCTCGCCGTGATCGTCAAATCCTATGGATCGTCCGCCCTCATGGTGAATGACGCCTTGTATCATTTGTTCCGGGGAGTGCGCACCAAGGGCCTGGATACCGTCATGTTAGATATCACCTTGCTGGGCCAGAAGCAGGTCGTCCTGCCGGTTGTCGTCGTCATATTCGGCTGGCTGGTTCTATGGAAGCGCTGGCGTGCCGCTTTTCATGCTCTGGCGCTAGGCATTCTGGTTTCAGGCAGCGTGTACGTGCTGAAACACTTGCTCAAGTCGCCGCGCCCATGGGGTGTATTCCTCAATCCTGAAACCTATTCCCTGCCCAGCGGCCACACCGCGATTGCCACCACCGTATTCATGGGACTCGCGTTTCTCATCGCGAGCGCAATCCGGCCCAAATTCCGCTGGCCGATTTATACGCTGGGTATTTTTATCGCGTTTATTGTCGGCGTGTCACGGATGTATCTGGGCGCGCACTGGTTTACCGATGTCCTGGCATCATGGCTGCTGGGTTCCGCCATTTTAATGGCCGTGATCATTTCTTACGAACGCAGCCTGGAGACGCGCATCAACCCCGTCGGTATCCTGCTGGTAACGCTGATATCACTTTCCGTTACCTATGGCTTTTATCATTACAGACATTTTGCCCAGCTAAAAATCAACTATGCGCAAGTCAACTGGCCCGTTGAACGCATCGCCATGAATGAGTGGTGGGAAAAGAACGATGCCTTGCCCGCCTATCAAGTCAGTCTCTTCGGCTTTCCATCCCAGTCCATCAATGTTGTCTGGGCCGGCGACATCCAGGCCATCAGGGAGACATTGTTGAAAGAAGGATGGAGCGCACCTCCCGCACGGGACTGGATCAGCACTCTGCACCGGATTGCCGATATCAAGAGCACGCAGTATCTCTCCATGGTCTCGCCGCAATACCTGGATAAACGACCTGAACTCATTCTTGCGCGTCACGCTGCCGGTGTGAAAGGATTAATGGTTTTACGCTTGTGGAACTCAAACCGCATTATCAACGAAACCAACGCGACCCTGTGGGTGGGGATCATCGGCGTGATACCGCGTTCCTACAGCTGGCTGTTCCGGTCGTCCCGCCCCGGTGAAATTGATATTGATCCCGGTTATCTGTTCCCGGCTAAAACCGGACTGGGTTCCTGGCAGTGGACCATTATTCACATGCACCAGCCCACTGGCACCAAACGGATTATCAATCAAAAGATCATGTTGATCAGGGAAAACAACACGGTACACAAGAAATAA